One genomic region from Methanonatronarchaeum thermophilum encodes:
- the purL gene encoding phosphoribosylformylglycinamidine synthase subunit PurL has protein sequence MTLEKEDLDIIKNRLGREPNEVETEFFVNLWSEHCAYRSSRPVLSSFVTEGENVVIGPGDDAGVIELPNGELLALAIESHNHPSYIDPYNGAATGVGGIVRDVLSMGARPIALLDPLRFGDLEEEKNRYLLEGVVDGISSYGNSIGVPTVGGEVEFDSSYNGNPLVNAFCVGIVENLLTAKATTPDNPLLLVGASTGRDGLGGASFASQELEEDSDKDRPNVQVGDPFTEKLLVDCILEMAEDGLIEACRDLGAAGLGGASSEMCSLGGYGAEIDLNKVHLREENMHPLEILLSESQERMLVEIKPENIDKATELTEKYDLESNVVGKVIEEEQYIALYNQEKVVDVPIKLLTDEAPTYTREHKEDNRSEKITSRTTPPTKEALTKLMANPNIASKEWIYSQYDHEVQIRTVIKPGSDSAVLKLDEGGVALTTGCNSHHTYLDPSNGGKGSVLINAMNLATVGARPIAMVDCLNFGNPEREDIYWEFKKTVEGMAEMAEKMNIPVVGGNVSLYNESAEYGSTVKPTPNIGMVGWIPEVNQTPNMKVSPGDHIYIYGETRPELGASQYFKEIYQSIGENPPKPRQQDINNIENMVDLVRENDLSMVRSISRGGLITALSKTAVKNNVGIKTDLTEIQGNLDKEELLFSESYGRFLIATEEKLDIEDSNLTKIGQAQENKLEVKVIGEKNTWSLKELENQYNYIKKLMKG, from the coding sequence TTGACGCTTGAAAAAGAAGATTTAGATATTATAAAAAATAGACTCGGTAGAGAGCCCAATGAAGTGGAGACAGAGTTTTTCGTTAACCTATGGAGTGAGCATTGTGCATACAGGTCCAGCAGGCCAGTTTTAAGTAGTTTTGTTACAGAAGGAGAAAACGTCGTTATTGGGCCCGGTGATGACGCTGGAGTTATAGAACTTCCTAATGGAGAGTTGTTGGCGCTTGCCATAGAAAGCCATAACCACCCTTCATATATAGATCCTTACAACGGTGCTGCAACCGGTGTTGGAGGTATAGTTAGAGATGTTCTTTCCATGGGCGCCAGACCTATTGCATTACTGGACCCACTTCGTTTCGGAGATTTAGAGGAAGAGAAAAACAGATACCTGCTTGAAGGAGTTGTAGATGGAATATCTAGTTATGGGAACAGCATAGGGGTTCCAACGGTCGGAGGAGAGGTCGAGTTCGATTCAAGCTATAATGGAAACCCACTTGTAAACGCATTCTGTGTAGGTATCGTAGAAAACCTACTTACAGCTAAAGCAACCACCCCAGACAACCCCTTACTTCTTGTTGGAGCCAGTACAGGTAGAGATGGGTTGGGAGGAGCTTCATTTGCTTCACAAGAACTTGAAGAAGACTCTGACAAAGATAGACCGAATGTACAGGTTGGAGATCCATTCACAGAAAAACTATTGGTCGACTGCATACTTGAGATGGCTGAAGATGGGTTGATAGAGGCATGTAGAGACCTAGGTGCAGCCGGTTTAGGAGGAGCTTCATCAGAGATGTGTTCACTAGGTGGTTATGGAGCAGAAATCGATTTAAACAAAGTACATCTACGTGAAGAAAACATGCATCCCCTAGAGATATTGTTATCCGAATCCCAAGAAAGAATGCTTGTTGAAATAAAACCTGAAAACATCGATAAAGCAACCGAACTAACAGAGAAATACGACCTCGAATCAAATGTAGTTGGAAAAGTTATCGAAGAAGAACAATACATCGCCCTGTACAACCAAGAAAAAGTTGTTGACGTACCAATCAAATTACTGACAGATGAAGCACCCACATACACCCGAGAACATAAAGAAGACAATAGGTCTGAAAAAATAACATCAAGAACAACACCACCAACAAAAGAAGCTCTAACTAAATTAATGGCAAACCCAAACATAGCTTCAAAAGAATGGATATACAGCCAATACGACCATGAAGTTCAAATAAGAACGGTAATAAAACCAGGATCAGATTCCGCCGTACTAAAACTGGATGAAGGTGGAGTAGCTTTAACAACAGGATGTAACTCACACCACACATACCTAGACCCATCAAATGGAGGCAAAGGATCTGTATTAATAAACGCAATGAACTTAGCAACCGTAGGAGCCAGACCTATCGCAATGGTTGACTGCTTAAACTTCGGAAACCCAGAAAGAGAAGACATCTACTGGGAGTTCAAAAAAACAGTTGAAGGAATGGCTGAAATGGCCGAAAAAATGAATATACCAGTTGTTGGAGGAAATGTATCCCTATACAACGAGAGTGCAGAATACGGTTCAACAGTTAAACCAACACCAAACATCGGTATGGTCGGATGGATACCCGAAGTAAACCAAACCCCAAACATGAAGGTCTCACCTGGAGACCACATATACATATACGGAGAAACACGACCAGAGTTAGGAGCCTCACAATACTTCAAAGAAATATACCAATCCATTGGAGAAAACCCACCCAAACCACGCCAACAAGACATAAACAACATTGAAAACATGGTAGACCTAGTTAGAGAAAACGACCTATCAATGGTTAGATCGATATCCAGAGGTGGATTAATAACCGCCTTATCTAAAACCGCTGTAAAAAACAACGTTGGAATAAAAACAGATCTAACCGAGATACAAGGAAACCTAGACAAAGAAGAACTATTGTTCTCAGAAAGCTATGGAAGATTCCTCATAGCAACAGAAGAAAAACTAGATATAGAAGACAGCAACCTCACCAAAATCGGTCAGGCCCAAGAAAACAAACTAGAGGTCAAGGTAATAGGAGAAAAAAACACCTGGAGCCTCAAAGAACTTGAAAACCAATACAACTATATAAAAAAACTAATGAAGGGATAA
- the aroC gene encoding chorismate synthase, translating to MSNSFGNLFSVTTFGESHGGSVGAVVDGCPAGLELSKEDIQSELDRRRPGQSDVSTTRDEKDLVKILSGVFKGKTIGTPIGMLVENRDVDSSKYSRFEIRPGHADLTYELKYGFRDFRGGGRSSGRETVGRVCGGAIAKKILDLIDIEIYGHVKKVGRVESNPTYSQIKSFTEENPVRCADPDKAIEMEEEILKTQKMGDSVGGIVEVIVEGIPAGIGEPVYKKLESELARAVMSVGAVKGFEVGAGFKVADMKGSMSNDPIKIINNQIELEGNNSGGVLGGISTGMPVVFRAAIKPTPSINKKQKTINLKEMKDIEIEIEGRHDPCICPRVVPVLESMAAIVITDLSMQAGKLPLDKIQKE from the coding sequence TTGTCAAATAGTTTTGGTAATTTATTCAGCGTTACTACATTTGGAGAGTCACATGGAGGTTCAGTAGGTGCAGTTGTTGATGGCTGTCCCGCAGGCCTGGAGCTCTCTAAAGAAGATATACAGTCTGAGTTAGATAGGAGGCGGCCTGGACAGAGTGATGTTTCAACAACACGTGATGAAAAGGACCTAGTGAAGATATTGTCAGGCGTTTTCAAAGGAAAAACAATTGGAACTCCGATAGGTATGTTGGTTGAAAACCGTGATGTAGACTCCTCTAAATACAGTCGTTTTGAAATACGGCCAGGTCATGCAGACCTCACATACGAACTTAAATATGGTTTTAGAGATTTTAGAGGTGGAGGAAGGTCTTCAGGCCGTGAAACGGTTGGTAGGGTATGTGGTGGAGCTATTGCAAAAAAAATCCTCGACCTAATCGATATAGAGATCTATGGGCATGTTAAAAAGGTAGGTAGGGTTGAGTCAAACCCAACATACAGCCAGATAAAGAGTTTTACAGAGGAAAACCCGGTTAGGTGTGCAGATCCAGATAAAGCCATTGAGATGGAAGAGGAGATACTTAAAACCCAGAAAATGGGGGACTCGGTTGGAGGGATAGTTGAAGTTATAGTTGAAGGAATACCAGCAGGCATTGGAGAACCGGTATACAAAAAACTAGAGTCTGAGTTAGCGAGAGCGGTTATGTCGGTAGGTGCTGTAAAAGGGTTTGAGGTAGGTGCTGGATTCAAGGTAGCCGATATGAAGGGAAGTATGTCAAACGACCCAATCAAAATAATAAACAACCAGATTGAGTTGGAGGGGAACAATTCAGGTGGTGTTTTAGGCGGTATCTCCACCGGAATGCCTGTCGTCTTTAGAGCTGCAATAAAACCAACCCCATCGATCAACAAAAAACAAAAAACAATCAACCTAAAGGAGATGAAGGATATAGAGATAGAGATCGAGGGAAGACACGACCCATGCATCTGCCCCAGAGTAGTACCCGTATTAGAGTCGATGGCAGCCATCGTAATAACCGACCTAAGCATGCAGGCCGGTAAACTACCTCTAGACAAAATACAAAAAGAATAA
- a CDS encoding cytochrome c biogenesis protein, whose translation MISTAIVMAIAIYLVFIYSPIEVEMGVIQKVFYFHVALAWTSFLAFFIVFISSIQYLRTESRKWDITAYTSAEIGVLFTGLTLVLGSIWAETTWGVWWTWDPRLTTTLVMFIIYIGYLTLRKSIETQKKGRLSAVYGVIAFISVPLTYLSIEIWETLHPTVIRGGEISMDTSMFITMIVSVIAFTLLYITLMKIRIRIEKNKDRINQIKKQDRKY comes from the coding sequence TTGATATCAACAGCTATTGTAATGGCGATAGCTATCTACCTTGTTTTCATATACTCACCCATAGAGGTTGAGATGGGTGTTATACAGAAAGTATTCTATTTCCATGTCGCTTTAGCTTGGACATCATTTCTCGCGTTTTTCATAGTATTCATATCCAGCATACAATACCTTAGAACTGAATCGAGAAAATGGGATATAACAGCATACACATCGGCAGAGATAGGTGTGTTGTTCACCGGCCTAACCTTGGTTTTAGGTTCGATTTGGGCTGAAACCACCTGGGGGGTCTGGTGGACATGGGACCCCCGACTTACAACGACTCTAGTGATGTTTATAATATACATTGGGTATCTAACTCTCAGAAAAAGCATTGAAACACAAAAAAAAGGTAGGTTGTCAGCGGTTTATGGCGTAATAGCATTTATAAGCGTACCGCTTACATACCTATCGATAGAGATATGGGAAACACTACATCCAACCGTTATCAGAGGTGGCGAGATAAGTATGGATACATCGATGTTCATAACCATGATAGTTTCAGTGATTGCATTCACATTGCTATACATCACTTTGATGAAGATAAGGATCAGGATAGAGAAAAACAAAGACAGAATCAACCAAATCAAAAAACAAGACAGAAAATATTGA
- a CDS encoding heme exporter protein CcmB: MRIYLSKTLVLVYKDLLVEMKTKEMLTTMLAFSTMVIIILNFALPSYSVSEFKEIFPGLLWITFVFAGILGLNQSFAFERESNSIKGVLQTPIDWSAIYLGKTISNYIIILSVELLTLLVFIALFNLTWIIEYLPKIVLVILVGTFGFISVGTLLSAITSSSRLQTMILPVLLFPVILPILVGSVEATQLAITGGGDYIPWIQLLIAYAVIFFTASILTFNYVMGE, from the coding sequence ATGAGGATTTATCTTTCTAAAACACTGGTTTTGGTTTATAAAGACCTTTTAGTTGAGATGAAAACCAAAGAGATGTTGACAACGATGTTGGCTTTCTCAACTATGGTTATAATAATACTAAATTTTGCATTACCCAGTTATTCTGTTAGTGAATTTAAAGAGATATTTCCTGGATTGCTTTGGATTACTTTTGTTTTTGCTGGGATATTAGGATTAAACCAGAGTTTTGCGTTTGAAAGAGAATCTAACTCGATTAAAGGTGTGCTTCAGACACCGATAGATTGGAGTGCGATTTATCTTGGTAAAACGATTTCAAACTACATAATAATATTATCTGTCGAGTTATTGACACTATTAGTTTTTATTGCCTTGTTCAACTTAACCTGGATAATTGAATACCTACCAAAGATTGTTTTGGTGATTTTAGTAGGTACCTTCGGTTTTATATCTGTTGGAACCTTACTCTCTGCAATAACCTCTTCAAGCAGATTACAAACGATGATACTGCCTGTCCTCTTGTTTCCAGTCATACTACCAATCTTAGTTGGGTCTGTAGAGGCGACCCAACTCGCTATAACAGGAGGCGGTGACTACATACCGTGGATACAGTTGTTAATTGCATACGCAGTGATATTCTTTACAGCTTCAATACTAACATTCAACTACGTAATGGGGGAATGA
- a CDS encoding APC family permease has protein sequence MSGEVGSDDVVDVPVPEEDAEDVSIHEEGVELERTIGLMGGLTIGVGTMIGAGIFVFPGLAAGNAGPAAILSFIIGGLIALLVALPASELATAMPRSGGGYFFVSRAMGAKPGGMVGISLWFGLVFATAFYLVGFGYYAVEVMYELGLTVGFDPVVLLSVFFGVLLVAISISGTENTEKLQNLVVSLLIVILVVFLVYGVLEVVGVLGRERIPEEFAPFGIGSVFSTAALVFTSYLGFAQVATIAGDIERPSRNLPLAMVGSVVIVTVLYALTIFVATGTIDSVTLGGFGETAIIEVSRELLGVLGAIVILMAGLLATISSANASILASSRALYSVSRDRLLPQGLSKINLRYGTPHIALISAGILVVGLVLVGEVELLAEVASFLHLIMYGLICFSVIFFRRMSPDWYSPEFKTPGYPVLPVVGGVASFALIAFMEPVSRWIGIVILLIAGVWTLIYASDVELKGVLDDE, from the coding sequence GTGTCTGGTGAAGTTGGTTCGGATGATGTTGTGGATGTACCTGTTCCTGAGGAGGATGCTGAGGATGTTAGTATCCATGAGGAGGGTGTTGAGCTTGAGAGAACTATTGGGTTGATGGGTGGGCTTACTATTGGTGTTGGAACGATGATTGGGGCTGGTATATTTGTTTTTCCAGGCCTTGCTGCTGGGAATGCCGGTCCTGCAGCCATCTTGAGTTTTATTATTGGTGGTTTAATCGCTTTGTTGGTTGCGTTACCTGCTTCTGAGTTGGCGACTGCGATGCCTAGGAGTGGGGGTGGTTATTTTTTTGTTTCAAGGGCTATGGGTGCTAAGCCTGGTGGTATGGTGGGTATATCGCTTTGGTTTGGATTGGTTTTTGCTACTGCTTTCTATTTGGTTGGTTTTGGGTATTATGCTGTTGAAGTTATGTATGAGCTTGGGTTGACTGTTGGTTTTGATCCTGTTGTTTTGTTGTCTGTGTTTTTTGGTGTTTTATTGGTTGCTATCAGTATTTCTGGTACTGAAAATACTGAGAAGCTTCAGAACTTGGTTGTATCTCTTTTGATTGTGATTTTGGTTGTGTTTTTGGTGTATGGTGTTTTAGAGGTGGTTGGTGTGTTGGGTCGTGAAAGAATTCCGGAGGAGTTTGCACCATTTGGTATTGGATCGGTTTTTTCTACCGCTGCATTGGTTTTCACTTCGTACCTTGGTTTTGCTCAGGTTGCAACTATTGCAGGTGATATTGAACGGCCTAGCCGGAATCTACCTTTAGCGATGGTTGGTTCTGTTGTGATTGTAACTGTGTTGTATGCTTTAACCATTTTTGTTGCTACAGGCACGATAGATAGTGTAACTCTTGGTGGGTTTGGTGAGACAGCTATAATCGAGGTTTCTAGGGAACTACTTGGGGTTTTAGGCGCCATTGTGATTCTTATGGCTGGTTTGTTAGCAACTATCTCTAGTGCTAATGCTTCTATACTTGCTTCATCAAGAGCTCTTTACAGTGTGAGTAGGGATAGGCTTTTACCTCAAGGGTTAAGTAAGATTAACTTGAGGTATGGTACTCCTCATATCGCTTTGATATCTGCAGGTATACTCGTTGTTGGGTTGGTTTTGGTGGGTGAAGTTGAACTGCTTGCAGAGGTTGCTTCGTTTCTCCATCTGATTATGTATGGATTGATTTGTTTCTCGGTGATTTTTTTCAGGAGGATGTCGCCGGATTGGTATTCTCCAGAGTTTAAGACACCTGGATATCCTGTTTTACCGGTTGTAGGTGGAGTGGCGAGTTTTGCTTTAATAGCTTTTATGGAGCCTGTTTCTAGATGGATAGGTATAGTGATCTTATTGATAGCGGGTGTGTGGACATTGATTTATGCTTCAGATGTAGAACTTAAAGGAGTGTTGGATGATGAATAA
- a CDS encoding ABC transporter ATP-binding protein, with protein sequence MLEVEAIVKDFGYTRALNEVSFVASGFKTIFGPNGAGKTTLIKILSTVMAPSSGTAFVNGVDLNKDPVGVRSQVGVVSHKSYFYNKLTALENLSFYAGLYEVDMEQVHTLLSKVGLSNRRFDLVEDFSRGMKQRLSIARALLHDPPVLLLDEPYTGLDLQASEMLRDTLSELDSKTVLMTTHNTERGLELCDSVSILKEGRVVFDKEVDEIDLNEFPDTYRSLVLNSATHR encoded by the coding sequence ATGCTTGAGGTTGAAGCTATTGTTAAGGATTTTGGGTATACGAGGGCTTTAAATGAAGTTAGTTTTGTTGCCAGTGGTTTTAAAACTATTTTTGGACCTAATGGTGCCGGTAAAACCACATTGATTAAAATATTGTCTACAGTTATGGCGCCTTCATCTGGTACCGCGTTTGTTAATGGAGTGGATTTAAATAAAGATCCAGTTGGTGTTAGGTCCCAAGTAGGGGTTGTTTCCCATAAATCCTATTTTTATAACAAACTAACTGCATTAGAAAATTTGAGTTTTTACGCTGGTTTATATGAAGTTGATATGGAGCAGGTTCACACTCTTCTATCCAAAGTGGGTTTGTCTAATCGACGTTTCGACCTGGTTGAAGATTTCAGTAGAGGCATGAAACAAAGGCTATCTATTGCCAGAGCACTTCTTCACGACCCCCCGGTTCTTTTATTGGATGAACCATATACCGGTCTCGACCTACAGGCCAGTGAGATGTTAAGAGATACATTATCAGAGTTGGATTCAAAAACTGTTTTGATGACTACTCATAACACCGAGAGAGGACTTGAATTATGTGACTCGGTATCGATATTGAAAGAGGGTAGAGTTGTATTCGATAAAGAAGTTGATGAAATAGATTTAAATGAATTCCCTGATACATACAGGTCTTTAGTGCTGAATTCAGCTACCCACCGCTGA
- a CDS encoding DNA polymerase domain-containing protein has translation MKKKLTRKMILFDISVDKNQNIELWFKSKNRIHKKCIEFYPKFYFKSNNTKKAFNKLSSYDVDTRVVEKRGWPGQKTSDFIEVIVKNPRKLHKISRELYQNGGYKEHTLYNVDLSIPFRYLLQNGLYPTLDLKRHDRWNLDYVNPDLKTVEIDIKTANGSLNDKSLKSLELDGSEFKGSEQEKIDSLVKEIRKQDPDIIYTDDGVLNYLKERAEKDIHFGRLPGDKEIGGDTYRSYGQTIYKPMSLYMRGRIQINKNSFIYGESGLDGVLELSRLSSRPIHEVCRASPGTVISSMQIAKAFESNILIPWKKSVPEDFKSARKLIKADRGGLTLQPITGFHSDVVEVDYSSLFPNIILKKNISPETINCSCNHGNKKIPQLDYTVCNKKGFLPKVIEPVILRRKQLKKRTKNGGCLRDRRRVVALKWILVTCFGYTGYKNAKYGKIECHESICAYGRDILVKTSHIAQKHGFKVIHGVVDSLWLSGDGDINKFKKQVNEEIGIPIEIEDKYKWMVFLPKLDSKTGALNKYYGVKQNEELKTRGIETRRHDTPKIIKKFQKEVLEILKKANTEKEYKQKQIEALEVLEKYKNKLKNKSIPREKLAYTSKPSKKIKNYKTMNRNKAALIKHKEKNIDKKPGEKIKYIIRNSKLKNRDKIALINQKTPIDTKHYIKQLERAYKTLQPKQKNTQTKNQQTQLTKQKTKPNQTKTKKLDKNPNR, from the coding sequence TTGAAGAAAAAATTAACGAGAAAGATGATTCTGTTCGATATAAGCGTTGACAAAAACCAAAACATTGAGTTATGGTTTAAATCTAAAAACAGAATACATAAGAAGTGTATAGAGTTCTATCCAAAGTTCTATTTTAAATCCAACAATACAAAAAAAGCATTTAACAAACTAAGCAGCTATGACGTAGATACCCGGGTTGTTGAAAAACGTGGATGGCCTGGTCAGAAAACGAGTGATTTCATCGAGGTTATAGTTAAGAATCCAAGAAAACTACATAAAATCTCCAGAGAACTATATCAAAACGGTGGATATAAAGAACATACGTTGTACAACGTTGATTTAAGCATTCCATTCAGATATCTACTACAAAACGGTTTATATCCAACTTTAGATTTAAAGAGACATGATAGATGGAATCTAGATTATGTAAATCCAGATTTAAAGACAGTTGAAATAGATATTAAGACAGCTAACGGGTCTTTAAACGATAAATCATTGAAATCACTAGAGCTTGATGGATCAGAGTTTAAGGGGAGCGAACAAGAGAAAATAGATTCCTTGGTTAAAGAGATAAGGAAACAGGACCCAGATATAATCTATACCGATGATGGTGTTCTAAACTACCTGAAAGAAAGAGCCGAAAAAGATATTCATTTTGGTAGGTTACCTGGAGACAAAGAGATTGGGGGAGATACCTATAGGTCTTATGGCCAGACAATATACAAACCAATGTCACTGTATATGAGAGGACGCATACAAATAAATAAAAATAGCTTCATATATGGTGAAAGTGGTTTAGATGGTGTTCTAGAGCTATCAAGGCTTTCAAGCCGACCAATACATGAAGTTTGTCGAGCAAGTCCTGGAACAGTTATCTCTTCAATGCAGATAGCTAAAGCTTTTGAATCCAACATACTTATTCCATGGAAGAAAAGTGTACCTGAAGACTTCAAAAGTGCTAGAAAGCTTATCAAAGCCGATCGAGGAGGTTTAACCCTTCAACCTATCACCGGGTTCCACAGCGATGTAGTTGAAGTAGATTACTCATCATTGTTTCCCAACATAATTTTAAAAAAGAACATTTCACCTGAAACCATAAACTGCAGCTGCAACCATGGTAACAAAAAAATCCCACAACTGGATTATACAGTATGTAATAAAAAGGGTTTTTTACCCAAGGTTATAGAGCCAGTCATACTTAGAAGGAAACAGCTTAAAAAAAGAACCAAGAATGGTGGTTGCCTTAGAGATAGACGTCGAGTTGTAGCTTTAAAATGGATACTTGTCACTTGCTTCGGATACACTGGATATAAAAACGCCAAATATGGTAAAATTGAATGCCACGAATCAATCTGTGCATATGGAAGAGATATACTGGTTAAAACAAGCCATATAGCTCAAAAACATGGTTTTAAAGTAATACATGGTGTTGTAGACTCCTTATGGCTCTCCGGAGATGGAGACATAAACAAATTTAAAAAACAGGTCAACGAAGAAATAGGGATACCTATCGAAATAGAAGACAAATATAAATGGATGGTTTTCCTACCAAAACTTGACAGCAAAACAGGAGCACTAAACAAATATTACGGAGTTAAACAAAACGAAGAATTAAAAACAAGAGGTATAGAAACCCGTCGACATGATACACCCAAAATAATCAAAAAATTCCAGAAAGAAGTTCTAGAAATACTTAAAAAAGCCAATACAGAAAAAGAATATAAACAAAAACAGATTGAAGCCCTAGAAGTCCTAGAAAAATATAAAAACAAACTAAAAAACAAATCTATACCAAGAGAAAAACTCGCATACACATCCAAACCATCTAAAAAAATAAAAAACTACAAAACAATGAACCGAAACAAAGCAGCCCTAATCAAACACAAAGAAAAAAACATAGACAAAAAACCCGGAGAAAAAATCAAATACATAATAAGAAACTCAAAACTAAAAAACCGAGACAAAATAGCATTAATCAACCAAAAAACCCCCATCGACACCAAACACTACATAAAACAACTAGAAAGAGCCTACAAAACCCTACAGCCAAAACAAAAAAACACACAAACAAAAAACCAACAAACCCAACTAACCAAACAAAAAACCAAGCCAAACCAAACCAAAACAAAAAAGTTAGACAAAAATCCTAACCGATAA
- a CDS encoding flavodoxin family protein gives MKAVGFNGSPRSDGNTKILIEKVFDELEDRGIDCESIQVGGKQVRGCTACLKCFDNKNMKCTINDDIINKCIGKMAEADCIIIGSPTYYSDLTPETKALIDRAGYVCSANDNFLRRKIGASVSAVRRAGSINTLDSINHFYLINEMFVAGSSYWNLAMGGDKKEVLKDTEGMETMKDLGENIAWILQKIK, from the coding sequence ATGAAAGCTGTTGGTTTTAACGGAAGCCCTCGTAGTGATGGAAACACTAAGATTTTAATTGAAAAAGTTTTTGATGAACTTGAAGACAGAGGTATCGATTGTGAATCGATACAGGTCGGTGGAAAACAAGTTAGAGGGTGCACTGCATGCCTAAAATGCTTCGATAACAAAAACATGAAGTGTACAATCAACGATGATATAATAAATAAATGTATTGGTAAAATGGCTGAAGCTGACTGTATTATAATCGGTTCCCCAACATACTACTCCGACCTAACACCAGAAACAAAAGCACTTATCGATAGAGCTGGATACGTATGTTCAGCTAACGACAATTTCTTACGTAGAAAAATAGGCGCAAGTGTCTCCGCAGTTAGAAGAGCCGGATCAATCAACACTTTAGATTCAATAAACCACTTCTACCTAATAAACGAAATGTTTGTAGCCGGCTCCAGCTACTGGAACCTAGCGATGGGTGGCGACAAAAAAGAAGTCCTAAAAGATACAGAAGGAATGGAAACAATGAAAGACCTAGGCGAAAACATAGCCTGGATCCTACAAAAAATAAAATAA
- a CDS encoding methyltransferase family protein, translated as MDRLDWRKTGFIVLSIIALLSLPSFFEHARWFMTGHVESMVIQGRWDLVLLNVGIFLIFLLPLSFRRKIEWKSMGIYTAFIISLFVEMYGIPLTVYLSSATIFSPAGAPPTQEVIFSFTFLGQSLSMTLWKIIGAIISIIGMVIVVLGWITLYKKRQKEDLVTTGIYRYSRHPQYLGIILIAFGWFIHWPSLLTLAMLPVLTYFYYKLTVDEEKEVMKSIDNPKQYQKYIEKTPRFI; from the coding sequence ATGGATCGACTGGATTGGCGTAAAACCGGATTTATTGTTTTAAGTATAATAGCCTTACTATCCCTACCGTCTTTTTTCGAACATGCTCGTTGGTTTATGACGGGGCATGTAGAGTCAATGGTGATCCAAGGCAGATGGGACCTCGTCCTACTTAACGTAGGAATTTTCCTCATCTTCCTACTACCACTCTCATTTAGACGTAAAATCGAATGGAAATCGATGGGAATATACACAGCATTCATTATATCACTATTTGTTGAGATGTATGGCATTCCATTAACAGTCTACCTCTCATCTGCAACAATTTTCTCACCAGCTGGAGCACCTCCAACCCAAGAAGTCATTTTCTCATTCACCTTCCTAGGCCAATCCCTATCAATGACCCTCTGGAAAATTATTGGAGCAATAATAAGTATAATCGGCATGGTGATCGTGGTTCTCGGATGGATTACTTTATATAAAAAAAGACAAAAAGAAGACCTCGTAACCACTGGAATATACCGTTATTCACGCCACCCTCAATACCTAGGAATCATATTAATAGCCTTCGGCTGGTTCATTCACTGGCCATCCCTACTCACCCTAGCCATGCTCCCAGTTCTAACCTACTTCTACTACAAACTAACCGTCGATGAAGAAAAAGAAGTCATGAAATCAATCGACAACCCGAAACAATACCAAAAATACATAGAAAAAACACCTAGATTTATTTAA